The Meriones unguiculatus strain TT.TT164.6M chromosome 1, Bangor_MerUng_6.1, whole genome shotgun sequence genome has a segment encoding these proteins:
- the Nlrp6 gene encoding NACHT, LRR and PYD domains-containing protein 6, translating to MDVAGASSSEALVRELLLAALEDLSQEQLKRFRHKLRDAPLDGRSIPWGRLEHSDPVDLVDKLTQFYGPEPAVGVTRKVLKKADARDVAMRLKEQQLQRLGASSALLSLSEYKKKYREHVLRQHAKVKERNARSVKINKRFTKLLIAPGSGGAEDLLLGRSEEPERARRSDTHTFNRLFREEEEGPRPLTVVLQGPAGIGKTMAAKKILYDWASGKLYHGQVDFAFFLPCGELLERPGTRSLADLILDQCPDRTAPVRQILAQPQRLLFILDGADDLPALAAPEATPCTNPFEATSGVRVLSGLLSQDLLPFSRLLVTTRNVAPGRLQGRLCSPQCAEVRGFSDKDKKKYFFKFFRDERKAERAYRFVKENETLFALCFVPFVCWIVCTVLQQQLELGKDLSRTSKTTTSVYLLFIASVLKSAGTNGPRVQGELRMLCRLAREGILKHQAQFSENDLERLKLQDSQVQKMFLSKKELQGVLEKVVTFQFIDQSFQEFLAALSYLLEDKGAPGTPAGGVQMLLTSDAELRGHLALTTRFLFGLLSAERIRDIERYFGCVVPERLKQDTLRWVQRQSHRRVTPPGAERDDELEDTEEPEEEEEDLDFGLELLYCLYETQEDAFVREALGSLPEMVLERVRFTRMDLEVLSYCMQCCPSGQALRLVSCGLVEAKEKKKKSLVKRLTGSRNTTKPPPISLLRPLCEAMTTQECGLSVLILSHCKLPDAVCRDLSEALKVAPALRELGLLQSRLTGAGLRLLSEGLAWPRCQVQTLRVQLPNLQEAIQYLAAVLQQSQVLNTLDLSGCRLPGPVVESLCAALKHPTCCLKTLSLTSVELSEVSLRELRAVKTLKPDLAIIHSELGTYPQPLKR from the exons ATGGATGTGGCTGGGGCCTCCAG CTCGGAGGCGTTGGTGCGGGAGCTGCTTCTGGCTGCGCTCGAGGACCTGAGCCAGGAGCAGCTGAAGCGCTTTCGCCACAAGCTGCGGGATGCGCCCCTGGATGGCCGCAGCATCCCGTGGGGGCGACTGGAGCACTCAGACCCCGTGGACCTCGTCGACAAGCTGACCCAGTTCTATGGGCCAGAGCCAGCCGTGGGTGTGACCCGGAAGGTCCTGAAGAAGGCAGACGCTCGAGATGTGGCGATGCGGCTCaaggagcagcagctgcagc GCCTCGGTGCTAGCTCAGCGCTTCTCTCCCTGTCGG AGTACAAGAAGAAATACCGCGAGCACGTGCTGCGACAGCATGCTAAAGTGAAGGAGAGGAACGCCCGCTCGGTGAAGATCAACAAGCGCTTCACCAAGCTGCTCATCGCGCCCGGGAGCGGCGGCGCGGAGGATTTGCTGCTGGGGCGGTCAGAAGAGCCGGAGCGCGCGAGGCGGTCGGACACGCACACCTTTAATCGGCTCTTCCGGGAAGAAGAGGAGGGCCCGCGGCCGCTGACCGTGGTGCTGCAGGGCCCGGCAGGCATCGGCAAAACCATGGCCGCCAAGAAAATCCTCTACGACTGGGCATCAGGCAAGCTATACCACGGCCAGGTGGACTTCGCCTTCTTCTTGCCGTGCGGCGAGCTGCTGGAACGGCCTGGTACGCGCAGCTTGGCCGACCTGATCCTGGACCAGTGCCCGGACCGCACGGCACCGGTGCGGCAGATCCTGGCACAGCCCCAGCGCCTACTGTTTATCCTGGACGGTGCGGACGATCTGCCTGCTTTAGCGGCCCCGGAGGCCACTCCCTGCACAAATCCTTTCGAGGCCACGAGTGGCGTGAGGGTGCTGAGCGGGCTGCTGAGCCAGGATCTGCTACCCTTTTCTCGCTTGCTGGTGACTACACGCAATGTCGCCCCCGGGAGGCTGCAGGGTAGACTGTGCTCTCCGCAGTGCGCCGAAGTGCGCGGCTTCTCggacaaagacaagaaaaagTATTTCTTCAAGTTCTTCCGGGACGAGAGGAAGGCAGAGCGCGCTTACCGCTTCGTCAAAGAGAACGAGACGCTGTTTGCCCTGTGCTTCGTGCCCTTCGTGTGCTGGATCGTGTGCACAGtgctgcagcagcagctggagcTGGGCAAGGATCTGTCCCGAACCTCCAAGACCACCACGTCCGTGTACCTGCTCTTCATCGCCAGCGTGCTGAAGTCTGCAGGCACCAACGGACCCAGGGTTCAGGGAGAGCTGCGCATGCTCTGCCGCCTGGCCCGGGAGGGCATCCTGAAGCATCAAGCGCAGTTTTCAGAAAATGACCTGGAGAGGCTGAAGCTTCAGGACTCCCAAGTTCAGAAAATGTTTCTCAGCAAGAAGGAACTGCAGGGCGTGCTGGAAAAGGTGGTCACCTTCCAGTTCATTGACCAGAGCTTCCAGGAGTTCTTGGCTGCACTGTCCTACCTGCTGGAGGACAAGGGAGCTCCGGGGACGCCCGCAGGAGGTGTGCAGATGCTCCTGACCTCTGACGCAGAGCTGCGTGGTCACCTTGCACTCACCACTCGATTCCTCTTTGGACTGCTGAGTGCAGAGAGGATTCGAGACATCGAACGTTATTTTGGCTGTGTGGTGCCGGAGCGTTTGAAACAGGACACCCTGCGGTGGGTACAAAGGCAGAGCCACCGCAGAGTGACGCCCCCAGGGGCAGAGAGGGACGACGAGCTGGAGGACACTGAGgaaccagaggaagaggaggaggatctcgaCTTTGGACTGGAGCTGTTGTACTGCCTGTACGAGACACAAGAGGATGCTTTTGTTCGCGAGGCTCTCGGCAGCCTTCCAGAGATGGTGCTGGAGCGGGTTCGCTTCACCCGCATGGACCTTGAGGTTCTGAGCTACTGCATGCAGTGCTGCCCATCTGGTCAGGCCCTGAGGCTGGTGAGCTGTGGGCTAGTGGaggcaaaggagaagaagaagaagagtctGGTGAAGCGGCTGACGGG TTCTCGGAACACCACGAAACCACCCCCAATCTCCCTGCTACGTCCGCTCTGTGAGGCCATGACCACCCAAGAATGTGGCCTGAGTGTTCTGAT TTTATCACACTGCAAACTCCCTGATGCAGTTTGTCGAGACCTCTCTGAGGCCCTGAAGGTAGCTCCTGCCCTAAGGGAGCTGGGCCTCCTCCAGAGCCGTCTTACTGGGGCAGGCTTGCGTTTACTGAGTGAAGGCCTGGCTTGGCCCAGGTGCCAGGTGCAGACACTCAG GGTGCAGCTGCCTAACCTCCAAGAAGCAATCCAGTACCTGGCTGCCGTGTTGCAACAGAGCCAGGTCCTCAACACCCTGGACCTCAGTGGCTGTCGGCTCCCTGGCCCGGTGGTGGAGAGCCTGTGTGCAGCCCTGAAACACCCTACTTGCTGCCTAAAGACGCTCAG CCTGACTTCTGTGGAGCTAAGTGAGGTGTCGCTGAGGGAGCTTCGAGCCGTGAAGACCTTAAAGCCAGATCTGGCCATCATACATTCAGAACTAGGCACATATCCTCAGCCTCTGAAGAGATGA